The Euphorbia lathyris chromosome 4, ddEupLath1.1, whole genome shotgun sequence genomic interval CTtaccaactaacccttcccAATTGGCTTGGGAAAATGTCCTCTTCTTTTAACGTGCAAGATTTGAGCTTGTGGAAGCCGGAGGGATCGTTGGTAGCCAAGGTACCCAAGACGGAGTCCGACTCtttcaaagaaggggagaatgatgagggcatcttatccATAGACCCAAGCCCGGAGCAACAAGGAGCTACTCGAGAGAACCCAACAAAGGAGAGCGAAGAGCAAGTCAAAACagagggcacgcggggcgtgtctagCTGGACGCCAGGCGTGGGAAGCACCGTTATGGAAGGAGGATCAAGTAACGCGAGGACGCGGGGCACCAGCAGTAACATGCGGGGCGTGATTAGCAATGTCGAGCAGGAAGCTTCCGAGAAgatcaaacacgcggggcgtgcacctTGGGCGCCACGCGTAGATTTCCATCCACAAGACCATCAAGCTCAGGAACCCAAAGACGCGGGACGTACCCCTCAGGACGCCGCACGTAACGACTGCGAGCCAGCACCCCCAAGTTCAGGAAtacatttacgcggggcgtagcctTGGGACACGGGGCGTGTTTGTCCAGGagaatacttctcctccaagttctcacCTTGAGGGGACCAAATTCTGTTACtccttatttactgttttgccattacTCTCTTATTACTAGTTTGCCATAAATTCTCCCTTTCCCCACTTTACCCCCATACACATGCTATCCCCaaaaaccctattcatgggaTTTTGGTCTTTACCCTTGTTTTGTTGGAAGGTATTTAAACCcttctctttgtaatgttctccaacttttgatgaattaaaactATAGCCTCCATTGAGAGCTTGGATTTCATATCCAttgggttaactcaaccttcaagtttagcttgagaagatcgaattctttgttggtttacgattaaaaccttcagtcgatttcaatctacataggtgttgatgttgatgtttattatttgctttgatactcataattgattattatgtaGGTCGCTTACGAACTCCGAAATCCATtaggattcacataggtgttgccttaccaaaGTTGACAAttcgaaaaccgtaggaattgacaagccgcGGAACTTACGTGCCCTATTTTCTgaacctaagaattagagtcacCTTGAGAGGGAATCACGATCTAAGAACCTCACAGAGTTGTTCGGTTTATAGATACTCGTCTTTGCGAGAGTAAATTGTTACTCGTATACATTCTGAAATATTGTTTGTCGTGTATTGTGACTTATCATTACCCgtatcacttcattagagtttGAACTATACAAATCTGTTTcacccatagtttaggagtagttatagttgtcacccaaacccAAAgataaagtattcaccgcctagataacATATGGAACCgggtagtttaatacttgtaggtataaatctcgtggattcgatacctggacttaaccagatttattacttgatacgacagggtacacttatcccttagttgcGAGAAAAGACTGCTAGCTCGGTCTTTTTCCCATCAGTAATAGCTATAAAATAAGCACATTGTAATACATAACTTATTTGTTACTGGCCAAAATGACCCATTGCAAAATCAACTTTTTTGTACCACATACTTTGACAAGCTCATTACAAAAGCATGTTATTGTAATGGGTTTGTAACGGTCTCATCCGTTACTTAAACCACCATTTTGTACCGTTATTCCTTTTCTTAGTCCCTTCTTAAGGAGGTAAGAGTTTACAGAAGTAATGAGGTTTGGAGTTAATATACTTATTAGATTTTTCGACAATAGGAAACATTAATTGGAATAGGTTTATGGTGGGAGAGGAAGTTGTACAAAACGTTAGAAAGAAGTTGGAGTTTCCTACTCAACAAACTTATTCTAAAGTCTaaacttaattaaaaatattattgtaaCTTCAGTCTAACTGACGCAACTTACGATAAACAACATTACTCAACACGATATATCTCAAAGAAAAATATGGATAACTAGCTAGATAAACTTTTATCAAGATTGCTTGGAATGCAATTTAGGATGCATAATTGAGTATATATGGGCCTATGCATGAAGATATGTTTGGTATGAGTATTATGtgtatcaatttgattattctAATTCAAGAAACTTAACACCTACCCTAGCTGTATAAtagactttttatttttttgaaaaactatattatatatttgtTGGTTCTAGCTAATCGCACATAATGCAAAGCAATTATGAAAAAGTTCAATAATTATTAGAGAAAAATTCAGaaatttgattttggggttcAAAATGATCCCCACCACCCACCAATTTTGATCtcaaatttgtttcttcttctccaaTCTAAGTATCCAAAATCTTAATTGTATTACGAAATCATTTTTAGTGCAATGTAAGTAGCTTCCTATTtctacaaaataataataatatttttttagaaattagtattattattttattatagtgACTtgcaggttttttttttttttatttcagtaAGGCGGATTTAATAAATCATAATCATTTTTAGAAAAATTTTAGAGTTCTCTTAggtcctgtttggtaaaaagtttgttggagtaaaattagaaGTTTTGACCAGACGaacctctaatagtggtgtttgatGAAGATAAGTTTGAAACAGCTTATTGAGtttaaaaagctaattttgaaaagacTCATTTTAAAAACTTTTTCCATTAGCTTATTATTCCATCTCTTTTTGTGAACATTTTTATCCTTGATTAATATTCTTTAATATCAAATAAATGCTTTatcatgtcatttttttttatcattttacacaaatagctattaacaatcagctaagttttaccaaaaaaatTCATACAATCCGCTAGTCAAATCCACTATCCAACAACGTAATCAGCTAACTAatataatcagctaacaactaattgTCAAACAGAGCCTAAAATGATACTTTCTACCAATACATTCACGACACATATATTTCTCTCATTTTGATGGTAGAATACAACATTAATTATGataataaataccaataataaaGACAATCATAAATACCATTCTTTAAAAGCAATTTTCATTTTCTTGTCACATGCTTAATTTTATGCTGTGAATATGTTGCTATTTGCAAACTAAACACAGCCATAGCTAACGTGAAAAATgcagaaaaagtgaaaaaaagataaaactataaaaCATTACAACATGAAAATATTATATGTAACATTTGTTATTCAATTAATTACATACGAATATATATGTATCCAAACTAGTGAACTCATGTTATTTATTCTCACCTTTTTATAGCTTTAATCATGTATTCGTaaccataaaaaaaatggaagaaaCAAGTAGATAATGATTGATCCAACttgtttttttaatgatttttctTAACAGGATGAGTTTGAACTTACAATCTTCCACATTTGATTTCAGAAGTGtaccaaaatatatatttttttaaattgttttcTCAAATTGATATTGTTGTTTGTTCTTAAAATCCATTGTTATTTGTGTTAAATAAAAAGAGTTTTGACATTTCATTTATATTCTTGGTATTCTAACTCTCTCCTAACTTAATTGTATATATCTCGAGTTTGGATGTTTTCGATAGTCTTAATTCTTGTAtttccattattattattagtagaGATATTTTGCGCCTCgcacactacaagaaaatctgTTTTTGGCAATGCACGACAAAAAAGTATTTAATCTGGCTTTGTATATCTTTACACTGCCATATGAGTTGTATTTAAACTAAACGCCCATTTTGATGAAATAGGCTTTTTGTCAAATGGCAATGATGTTAAGGTTCCCAACAAGCATATTATTGCTATCAAAACTAGACAAAGCAACAAAAGGAATATTGATCTTACTTGAACTAATATGAGCTACATCCTgttgtaattgataaaaaaaaggggCGGCcgggtcgcactacgcgtccccgctgagcgagggtccggggaggggtcccaccacaagggtgtactgggggcaagccttcccctgctaatttatttggcaagaggccgctcctaagtctcgaacccgtgacctcttagtcacacgacaacaacgtttaccgttgcgccaaagCTCGCCCTCATCCTGTTGTAATTGATAAATagataaaaatcaaatctcaaatcCAACACAAATTACATGAATTGTTACTTCAAACTTAAATGCAGAAACTGAGCATTAATTAATATATGGAAGATTTTGATAAATAGATTATCAGATTCATATCAAAATATATCTATCCCAGCCCCAGCCCATACAAACATTAGAGTGCAAATTTAAATGTAGAACATTCTCCAACTAGAAACGAGACGTCGCATTTCCCATATAGATAACCTCTTCTATTATGATAACCAGGATAATCCCATTTATCAAACATGTCTTCCTCAATGAACAGCAGCCCAACTTCCTCTGCAATCGTTTCAATCCCCCATTCGCAAAAAGGATAAGTAGTCTTGTGTGTCACGTGCACTTCTCCTCCTTCTATCGACAACATCTCAAGTGCATTTTTCATGAAACCCCTCACTAGTTTTTGATGAACTCTATAAACAAATAAATGCATTCATCAAACCACTAAATTTATTAAtctaattgaaaaaataaagaaagaattACCTAATTTGAGTGAGAGAATGTTCCATTATCCAATCTTTAATAGGGGCATGAGGGAAGTTGAAGACTATTCTGTCAAAAGGTCCATGCTTTACAAGTTTAAGGTTGCAGCTCATGTTGCGAGCATCCACTTTGTGCATTATGGTGCATCCCATTTCTTTTAGCACTTTCaagtttgtttcagcttttgaATACTTCTCCTCCACTTCAACTATATGGAGAGAGTTACGTTTATTCGAATTAAAAGTTTAAGTTGATAGATAAAATACGTACCCTGAGAATCGAGGGAGGTTGCCAGGATATTGGAAGCAGACCCGAAAGCATTAGCCAAAGAAgcagcaaaagaaaagtcaccTTCCCCAACTAATAGTATTTTGTGGACGTTACTGTAATGTTTTATCCATTTCTCTCCTTTAGCTGTGCTGCGTCTTCTCCTACCCATTTTTGAGGTTGAAGCTTTTGGTGTGTTTATTACACTACTTAAAGTTACTACTACTATCCATTGTTTTCAATTTTAGATCATATACTGATTCCCTAGAAAGATAAGCAGTAATTATTTATTAACTCTTCCTCGTTTACTGTCTCACTTAATTGTGGTTGGTAATTGCATTATCTCTCATCATTTACTGTGAATTTAAACTTTTACAGTTTCAAAATGAGTGCACAATTGGACTATAGGAATAGGAGTAagcttaaattttaaaaatggcTTCAATAGATATTGATTTGCTAATGAGAATTAAAATCTACATTTTTATATAACTATACAAATGCCTTACCTAACATCTTATCTGATGTATTACTATATGGTTCCATCAAAATctattggccctgtttggtaaagagcgttttgggataaaaagaacggttttgaccaactttagaggtttgaccactgaaatcGCTAATTGGAGtatttggtggagagaggtttgggagagagttttgggatgaaaacgctaatttagaaaaagctcttaaaaggagctttttcaattagcgttttgcaatattaaaattaatggacttctttaaccctaatagatagactccctcttctcctgcgccaaaattaatgcccttattcgtctttttgcacaaaccgctattatcaatcatctaatttttaccaaacaggtctacacaaacagctaatcaaatcagctagtcaaatcagctaatgtaatcagctaacagctaacagctaatgtaatcagctaacagctaattcccaaacagggccattgTTATTAATGATAGCGTTCAAATTCAAACTCATAATGGTGATATGATCTCACCAACAATAGATCAAAACACAGTGAGCCTTTCTAAAACTGCACTTTACTCTCTTGGCTTTCTTTATGCTACGAGGATGCTTCAACATGGAATGACGAATGAACATATTAACTGTTGTTGCGGGTGGACACCGAGTTagtataagaaacactataggtagggatggcaatgggtaccctacccggcactacccgaccctaatgggactacccgtaccttgtataaaagggtatgagatcaaaaccattacccgttaggatAATGGGAATACCCCCGGGTACCCGGTACCtactataattttttatatattaataaatatcattattttttagatgtaagaagTGAAATTTGAACCataaccttttgtttttcaactattgaatgataccactaagctaatttattcttattaattaaggttcaacgTGTTTAATCTTTAaatgaatgatttattaaatttatactttgttaaatttgtaatattttttgtttcatttattgattcttaacgggtaagggtacccgtaggtacccgtgaattaaatgggacgggtatgggatgcaaaaggtatacccgttagggtaatgagaaGGGTacgtgtaattaaaaaataaaagggtaagagtTTGAGATTGACATTACCCGCgagtaccctacccgttgccatccctaactATAGGTAACATGAACTCATAGGGTGTTGGATTTCCACTACCCTTGGATCAGTGGTCGACACTAGAGAGCACGGACTTTTCCGACCCTCGTGATGAAATTATAGATTCCTTTACTCAATAGGTTGCAGGTAGACCCATTGTCACGTGGTATGAAAaaaagagagagttagaaatgaCTATTTGTTTCAGTAGTTTGAAAGCGTGGAAAATGGAACCAACCTTATACTCTCATAAACCCAAAACACGATCTCCCGATTTCTATCAGCTTTTATTAGCATTTTCACAAATTGTCAATattaccattattattattattaaaaaaataataaaaaaaagaaagagagagaggtGGG includes:
- the LOC136227200 gene encoding uncharacterized protein At4g26485-like, with translation MGRRRRSTAKGEKWIKHYSNVHKILLVGEGDFSFAASLANAFGSASNILATSLDSQVEVEEKYSKAETNLKVLKEMGCTIMHKVDARNMSCNLKLVKHGPFDRIVFNFPHAPIKDWIMEHSLTQIRVHQKLVRGFMKNALEMLSIEGGEVHVTHKTTYPFCEWGIETIAEEVGLLFIEEDMFDKWDYPGYHNRRGYLYGKCDVSFLVGECSTFKFAL